DNA from Deltaproteobacteria bacterium:
AATTTCGTCGGTCTCGATCAGTATCGCTCGCTCTTCGGGCTTCCGCGCTTCCGCGCCGACCTCGTCAACACGGGCGTATTCACGCTGCTCTTTCTCGCGGGCAACCTGTTTTTCGGCCTGCTGCTCGCGACGCTGCTTGACCGCCGCCTGCGCGGCGAGGGATTTTTCCGCAACCTGTTCATGTTCCCCATGTCGGTTTCGTTCGTCGTGACGGGCACCATCTGGGTGTGGATTTTCAACCCCACCTCGGGGCTCAACACGCTCTTCGGCGCGCTCGGATTCGACACCTCCGCGTGGGGCTGGATCACCGATCCGCGCTTCGCGCTCACGTGCGTCGCCATGGCCGCGATCTGGCAGATGGCGGGCTTCACCATGGCGCAGTACCTCGCGGGACTGCGCGGAATTTCCGACGACGTGCGCGAGGCCGCGCGCATCGACGGCGCGAACGAGGCGCAGATCTTCCGCCACATCCTTCTGCCGCAGCTTCTGCCCGTCACGGTCGGCGCGATCGTCATCCTCGGCCACATC
Protein-coding regions in this window:
- a CDS encoding sugar ABC transporter permease — protein: MNRSSGSERLSALIVAPSAIAVIVFVYGFIGWSAFISMTDWRGLAPTYNFVGLDQYRSLFGLPRFRADLVNTGVFTLLFLAGNLFFGLLLATLLDRRLRGEGFFRNLFMFPMSVSFVVTGTIWVWIFNPTSGLNTLFGALGFDTSAWGWITDPRFALTCVAMAAIWQMAGFTMAQYLAGLRGISDDVREAARIDGANEAQIFRHILLPQLLPVTVGAIVILGHISLKIFDLIFVMTQGGPARATDMPGIFMFEITFRGDFFARGAAIGIVMLVMVALLIVPYLVYSRRMDVS